The Haloterrigena salifodinae genome window below encodes:
- a CDS encoding SRPBCC family protein, which yields VNLNEDPMPLAEQAGVMKDRLEALPLGEYEHATRIVSEVECNWKVFASNYSECDHCQANHQDWIKGISLNDSELEVNDYHWVLHYTHAQDVEDEMRIHDEHEAQFHYFWPNFTVNMYGTADGYGTYIIDPIDTDRFQLIADYYFRDSELSEEEREFVRTSRQLQEEDFELVERQWEGLRTGALAQAQLGPNEHTVHRFHQLAQEAYDS from the coding sequence GTGAATCTCAACGAGGATCCGATGCCGCTGGCCGAACAGGCCGGCGTGATGAAAGACCGCCTCGAGGCGCTGCCCCTCGGGGAGTACGAACACGCCACCCGCATTGTCTCGGAAGTCGAGTGCAACTGGAAGGTGTTCGCGAGCAACTACTCGGAGTGTGACCACTGCCAGGCTAACCACCAGGACTGGATCAAGGGCATCTCGCTCAACGATTCCGAACTCGAGGTCAACGATTACCACTGGGTGCTCCACTACACGCACGCCCAGGACGTCGAGGACGAGATGCGGATCCACGACGAGCACGAGGCCCAGTTCCACTACTTCTGGCCGAACTTCACGGTCAATATGTACGGCACCGCCGACGGCTACGGCACCTACATCATCGACCCGATCGACACCGACCGCTTCCAGCTCATCGCGGACTACTACTTCCGCGATAGCGAACTCTCCGAGGAAGAGCGCGAGTTCGTCCGGACGAGCCGCCAGCTCCAGGAAGAAGACTTTGAGCTGGTCGAACGCCAGTGGGAAGGCCTCAGAACGGGCGCGCTCGCTCAGGCCCAGCTGGGCCCCAACGAACACACTGTCCACCGCTTCCACCAGCTCGCCCAGGAAGCCTACGACTCGTGA
- a CDS encoding iron-containing alcohol dehydrogenase, with amino-acid sequence MSLGDYTLTFPIWVEFGNGSSENIGSIVDSQGWEKALIVTDQGILDAGLVDGIRTSLTAEGIEYATYDGVEPNPTAGMVDEATEMLEQEGCDFIVSVGGGSSIDVGKGASLMATNPGEIADYEVTSAEEVMEEPIENHPLPLVTVPTTAGTGSEVDYWAVITDEEREFKMALGQSPLYPGGPYLGAEISLVDPALTETLPPRQTAATGFDAFSHALENHVSSARPPLVEPLTKHVMGLVSEHLPAAYEDGEMEAREQMMFGSHVAGICENFAGFGAIHSLAETTGGMYPEIPHGEAIAAYTPAVMRYNIEAVPGRYAEVAETMGVDVSGLSDEEAAREAVDAVEELIDRVDLPSSLRELGVAEDDLPAIAEKSLDTIEIHDNPRDADADDLLEVARDAY; translated from the coding sequence ATGAGCCTCGGCGACTACACGCTCACCTTTCCGATCTGGGTCGAATTCGGGAACGGATCCAGCGAGAACATCGGATCGATCGTCGATTCGCAGGGCTGGGAGAAGGCGCTGATCGTCACGGATCAGGGGATCCTCGACGCTGGCCTAGTCGACGGGATCCGAACGTCGCTCACTGCCGAAGGCATTGAGTACGCTACCTACGACGGCGTCGAGCCCAACCCGACGGCCGGAATGGTCGACGAAGCGACCGAGATGCTGGAGCAAGAGGGATGTGACTTCATCGTCTCCGTCGGCGGCGGAAGTTCGATCGACGTCGGAAAGGGAGCGTCGCTGATGGCGACCAACCCGGGAGAGATCGCCGATTACGAAGTGACGTCGGCCGAGGAGGTGATGGAGGAACCGATCGAGAATCACCCCCTTCCGCTGGTGACGGTACCGACAACCGCCGGAACCGGCAGCGAGGTCGATTACTGGGCCGTTATCACCGACGAAGAACGCGAGTTCAAGATGGCCCTCGGCCAATCGCCGCTGTACCCGGGCGGACCGTACCTGGGCGCCGAAATTTCGCTGGTCGATCCCGCCCTGACAGAGACGCTACCGCCGAGACAGACCGCCGCGACCGGCTTCGACGCCTTCTCCCACGCGCTCGAGAATCACGTGTCGTCCGCCCGTCCGCCCCTCGTCGAACCGCTGACCAAACACGTGATGGGACTCGTCTCGGAGCACCTCCCCGCCGCCTACGAGGACGGCGAGATGGAGGCGCGCGAACAGATGATGTTCGGCTCTCACGTGGCGGGGATCTGCGAGAACTTCGCCGGATTCGGAGCGATCCACTCCCTGGCCGAAACGACCGGCGGAATGTATCCCGAAATCCCACACGGCGAGGCCATCGCCGCGTACACGCCCGCCGTGATGCGATACAACATCGAAGCCGTTCCCGGTCGATACGCCGAAGTCGCGGAAACGATGGGCGTGGACGTGTCCGGGTTATCCGACGAGGAGGCCGCGAGGGAAGCGGTGGACGCCGTGGAGGAACTCATCGACAGGGTCGACCTCCCCTCGAGTCTCCGCGAACTCGGCGTCGCGGAGGACGATCTCCCCGCGATCGCGGAGAAGTCGTTAGACACGATCGAGATTCACGACAACCCCCGAGACGCGGACGCCGACGACCTCTTGGAAGTCGCTCGGGACGCGTACTGA
- a CDS encoding aldehyde dehydrogenase family protein — MASETVSGQLRENHVEARERVENISTFDSWLDGSRYETDEVVETVDPVVGEPITAIPRCGSAEVDTAVDAAWSAFDEEWSETTPAERSRLMLDWINVLRDHVDELAFLECIDTGKPMSQARGEVEGAIGTLEYYASICRGQSQDGRQVSTSEDLHLYTRKEPYGVVGQITPWNFPIWAAAWKLGPALGTGNATVLKPSAEAPLTTIRIAELSEGIFPDGVLNVVTGTGSEVGGALTEHDQVRKISFTGSVGVGQRVMQAAAENVAPVTLELGGKSPFIVFPDADLEKAVSAVADGIFYSTGEICDAFSRAIVHESVHEEFVDRFVEKAESYTLGDPLDEETTMGPLTTESQYETVTEYIDVGENEGATLLTGGGPPDDSDLRNGWFVEPTVFDDVENDMRIAREEIFGPVQTINTFSSYDEAIELANDTEFGLAAGIATERTSVVHNAAADIEAGLVYVNEYGPILPQAPYGGFKESGIGKDLGTEVLDHYQQTKSVYVNLDEPEL; from the coding sequence ATGGCATCAGAGACTGTTAGCGGCCAGTTACGGGAGAATCACGTGGAAGCGAGAGAACGAGTCGAGAATATCAGCACGTTCGACTCGTGGCTAGACGGGTCTCGATACGAGACGGACGAGGTCGTCGAGACCGTCGACCCCGTCGTCGGTGAACCAATCACCGCGATTCCGCGCTGCGGCTCGGCGGAGGTCGATACGGCAGTCGACGCCGCGTGGAGCGCGTTCGACGAGGAGTGGTCGGAGACGACCCCTGCCGAACGATCTCGACTCATGCTCGACTGGATCAACGTACTCCGCGATCACGTCGACGAACTGGCGTTCCTGGAGTGCATAGACACCGGGAAGCCGATGTCGCAGGCTCGAGGGGAGGTCGAAGGGGCGATTGGAACCTTAGAATACTACGCGTCGATCTGCCGGGGCCAGAGTCAGGACGGGAGACAGGTGTCGACGTCCGAGGATCTGCACCTCTACACGCGAAAAGAGCCCTACGGCGTGGTCGGACAGATCACGCCGTGGAACTTCCCGATCTGGGCGGCCGCGTGGAAGCTCGGGCCCGCGCTTGGGACGGGGAACGCGACCGTGCTGAAGCCGTCGGCTGAGGCCCCGCTGACGACGATCCGCATCGCCGAACTGTCCGAGGGTATCTTCCCGGACGGCGTGCTTAACGTCGTCACCGGGACCGGATCGGAGGTCGGCGGCGCACTGACAGAACACGATCAGGTCCGCAAAATCTCGTTCACTGGCAGCGTCGGCGTTGGACAGCGAGTGATGCAGGCGGCCGCCGAAAACGTCGCCCCGGTTACGTTAGAACTCGGCGGGAAGTCGCCGTTTATCGTGTTTCCCGACGCCGACCTGGAAAAGGCGGTTTCCGCCGTCGCTGACGGTATCTTTTACAGCACGGGAGAGATCTGCGACGCGTTCTCTCGAGCGATCGTTCACGAGAGCGTCCACGAGGAGTTCGTCGACCGGTTCGTCGAGAAAGCCGAATCCTACACGCTCGGCGATCCGCTCGACGAAGAGACGACGATGGGGCCGCTCACTACCGAGTCCCAGTACGAGACGGTCACAGAATACATCGACGTCGGCGAGAACGAAGGCGCCACCCTGCTCACGGGTGGCGGACCGCCAGACGATTCCGACCTCCGGAACGGCTGGTTCGTCGAACCGACGGTGTTCGACGACGTGGAGAACGATATGCGCATCGCTCGGGAGGAAATCTTCGGGCCCGTACAGACGATCAACACGTTCTCGAGCTACGACGAGGCGATCGAACTCGCGAACGACACCGAGTTCGGACTTGCAGCGGGCATCGCGACCGAGCGGACGTCCGTCGTCCACAACGCGGCGGCGGACATCGAAGCGGGGCTCGTGTACGTCAACGAGTACGGTCCGATCCTGCCGCAGGCTCCGTATGGCGGCTTCAAGGAGTCGGGTATCGGAAAAGACCTGGGCACGGAGGTGCTCGACCACTACCAGCAGACGAAATCGGTCTACGTCAATCTCGATGAGCCGGAACTCTGA
- a CDS encoding BCCT family transporter, producing MNFWHIFGLESADADEKLLFFITGGALLALAAIGIRSPQVLNDTFNEAFGWVLTYFGWWFMLLGMVLLVFSTYMVFSRYGHIRIGGQDAEPEFDLFSWLAMVFTVGYSGSIIIWGVGEPISIVNSPPPEPLPVTGASIESLALAFMFIHEVFPGLAMWYPPFALAFGLIIYTRGTDSYKFSSMLKVFLDDDRYKLLYWTVDLAALIAIIGGVAAAIGFSAQVFSALLDTVFGVPPTLFTYGLFGVLGLVFLGDVWLGLRSGIRNAARITVVLMLVTFALLLTVGPTLFTINLGLDAGGVWLNNMFRLSLYSAPTAAGNWPQQWTSFWWAWWAAWGLFVGSFVARVSKGRTIRETFVCLVVIPGVLLWIQHSIVGGWVLAPGYVGPVSDAFASGGIPASIATAVTLTPFAPLLGVLLILVIAGYVVTSLDSAVYILSSITLGTEEPNARNRAWWGVLLSFLGVMTLELPVFDAMQAFPPVLALPFTLFLLAIVYASYVTAREYYQGESTLANEDTLITSANTDSSHPQGQDDDD from the coding sequence ATGAACTTCTGGCACATATTCGGCCTGGAAAGCGCAGACGCCGATGAGAAACTCCTGTTCTTCATCACGGGAGGGGCGTTGCTGGCGTTAGCAGCGATCGGTATCCGGAGTCCACAGGTCCTCAACGATACGTTCAACGAGGCCTTCGGATGGGTGTTGACCTACTTCGGTTGGTGGTTCATGTTACTCGGGATGGTATTGCTCGTCTTCTCGACGTACATGGTCTTCTCGCGATACGGTCACATTCGGATCGGCGGACAGGACGCCGAGCCAGAGTTCGATCTGTTCTCGTGGCTCGCCATGGTGTTCACGGTCGGGTACAGCGGCTCGATCATCATTTGGGGGGTCGGCGAACCCATCTCCATCGTGAACAGTCCGCCTCCGGAGCCGCTTCCGGTCACGGGGGCCTCAATCGAATCGCTCGCGCTCGCGTTTATGTTCATCCACGAGGTCTTCCCGGGACTCGCCATGTGGTATCCGCCGTTCGCGTTGGCGTTCGGACTGATCATCTACACGCGCGGTACGGATTCGTACAAGTTCAGTTCGATGCTAAAGGTGTTCCTTGACGACGATCGGTACAAGCTCCTCTACTGGACCGTCGACTTGGCGGCGCTGATCGCCATCATCGGCGGCGTCGCGGCGGCTATCGGATTCTCCGCGCAGGTGTTCTCCGCCCTGCTGGATACGGTGTTCGGCGTTCCCCCGACGCTGTTCACGTACGGGCTGTTCGGCGTTCTCGGACTGGTCTTCCTCGGGGACGTCTGGTTGGGGCTGCGAAGCGGGATTCGCAACGCCGCTCGGATCACCGTCGTCCTCATGTTGGTCACATTCGCGCTGCTCCTCACGGTCGGACCGACGCTCTTTACGATCAACCTCGGACTCGACGCCGGCGGCGTCTGGCTGAATAACATGTTCCGCCTCTCGCTGTACTCCGCTCCGACGGCTGCGGGCAATTGGCCCCAACAATGGACGAGTTTCTGGTGGGCGTGGTGGGCCGCATGGGGTCTGTTCGTCGGCAGTTTCGTCGCCCGCGTGTCGAAGGGCCGAACCATCCGCGAGACGTTCGTCTGCCTGGTCGTTATTCCTGGCGTGTTGCTCTGGATACAGCACTCCATCGTCGGCGGCTGGGTGCTCGCACCGGGATACGTCGGGCCGGTCAGTGACGCGTTTGCCAGCGGCGGTATCCCCGCCTCGATCGCGACTGCGGTCACTCTCACGCCGTTCGCACCCCTGCTGGGAGTGTTGCTCATATTGGTGATCGCCGGGTACGTCGTGACGTCCTTGGACTCGGCCGTGTACATCCTCTCCTCGATAACGCTTGGCACGGAGGAGCCGAACGCTCGAAACCGGGCGTGGTGGGGAGTCCTGCTCTCCTTCCTCGGCGTGATGACGCTCGAACTTCCGGTGTTCGACGCGATGCAAGCGTTTCCCCCGGTGCTCGCGCTCCCGTTCACGCTCTTCCTCCTGGCGATCGTCTATGCAAGTTACGTTACCGCTCGCGAATACTATCAGGGAGAGTCCACGCTAGCAAACGAGGACACGTTGATCACGTCTGCGAACACCGATTCCTCCCACCCACAGGGGCAGGACGACGATGACTAG